gaaagcaacgatcgatcagtggcttcaacatcactgataaggtacaagttctcccatgcaacgagccgtctcagcgtcctactctcgttacgcgttgaatcaagcaacaccaatttaacttttaaccatcagtcaagtgcgtcaggattatttcaaaactgtacattttcaggttcggtcaatgttcaatttgttaaccattaaattaaagtagactgtgtaacatCGCGTCTCTGATTAACTGTCTCGCGCTTTCTCCaattcaactgattcaacgctgagacatctatttttagcagtgtacaagattgtattcttatgtaaatatccaaacaaaattgttactttcttagacctcttgccccgttttctttgtttcaacgcgtttatgcattatatgatgtaaataaagtatgcaatgcaatgcattgcactgcagtgtatggtttgtgttcatgcagtgtgtgtgtgtgtgtgtggggggggggggctacatgaacgtatccactcatcaaaatatgctcgttcccgacgatctattaccgactatctttttctgtacgtgcgaattcgccttttcagacatataaataaccacagaatcacatttagaagaaatagacacatattttgatataatataatagcaataactcctgccgaaggcgggtatacactcgaatttggtacaattcgctccatattgcactcgccattcggctcgtgctatatgtcgcgaattgtaccaaaatctcgtgtataccagccttcggcgggggttattgcttaagtaTAACATATATTCTACTTCTTGAGGAAAAGCATGTGAATGAGTGAAATAAACAGATTACAACTTACTTGTTGATTGTACCACCAAATGTGACTTGTACAAAGATAATCAAAGTTTTCCTCAACCACTTGAAGACTCCTTTTAgttcaaatatttcaccaaTCAGTGCATACAGAGATTCTGCTATGGAATCACGGCGATCTGGTAAACTACAAAGTATAAGATAAACCATATATCTTAATAACTTCCCCCTTTTAACAAAACTGCTCAAATATTGAGCAGAATTAAAATATACACAGTTAAAGTTCTGGCTTCTACTGGTTTTACGATGCAAAATAACAAGAATCTAGTAGCCCAGTGTATCTCTAGAAACATGCTGTACAAGTAATATGAAAGGCTTTTTTCTTCTGGAGATGCTATACTGAATGTCTGTTATAGACTTTTTAATTATGGTTTTCTTCATGTTACACTACAGCACTACTCAAGCTATGCTTAGCTACAGCCCTCTTCAAGGCATGTTACGGCACTTTCCAAGACATGGTGCAGGCTGCTCTGTACAAGCCTGTAAACAGAGCTCCATGCTGAAGAAATATACTGAATCTGTACACCagatatatgtacagtattacaccactacacaaaataattttgttgCTAGGAGACAATCCTACCTGTCTTCTTcctcatcttcatcatctttcTCTTCTGTTTCTTGAGGAAAGAATTCAGCCTGGAAGTTTTTGAAGATAGAAGCTAATGTGAAAGCAGGTTTCTTTTCATCTTTACTGAAAAATTAAACAAAGATGTCGGATgttattaaaatgttaaaatgttacaACATTTGTATATCAAGTCACTACTAGAATGATCACAGTGAGATGTCATGTACAAGCACAAGTGGAAACGGTCTTAAATTCTCAGTAcatgaatttagtttttatatattttgatcaATGCTAAACAAATGCTAATCACATTTCAACATTCTAGAGGTTAAACacatatttttgcattttaatcttaattctaatttattattttgacattCAAATTTCTTGAGTATAAAAGCAAAGAGGATCAAATTCACATGTTTGCTATTCCTACAACTACTGTATACTCAATGTTATGATAGATTGTTGACAATATACTATTGACATACGTTGTAATTTTCTTGACAACTTCTGGACTTGGAATGAGGAATGAATACAAGTCTTCACTGTGTCTTAAACTTTCATCAGCTAAGATATCCTGTAATGAAGaaaaacacacataaaaaatCAGGAGTGAAATTCTGAAATACCAAATAATTTCCGGCAACAATCATCAGCAAATATTTTTCTGCtaaaattattgataaatattttccCATCAAATTCAATGGCAAGTTACTAACCTATTGCATTGGCAAATACTTTCACACTAATACTATTGGCAAATATTTTTCCCActgaaattatttgtaaatgCCTTCTTGCTaaaattatttcttatttgatcaaaattctttgatttttttataagtttttgtcatatttcaacTGTATTTTGGATTAGATGCATAAAAGTAACACTTTAGAAAGAATAAACTGATTATCCAAATTAATGAGTttaattatcaacatttttggaGTTCATAAAGTTACAATCTTCCAATTGTTTCCATCAAAATTGGCAACATGTGAGTCagatacacagaaatacacataTAGTCAAATCTAATGTCAATTGAACacttttatatgtatatgtatatgtatatgtatatgaataatgGATGTATTTCTGCGTTTATATCTTTCACAAAATACTTTTACTTACAATAAGATATTGTTCAAGTAATTTCTTGGATTTATCCATGAATCCTCTGTCGACTGACTTGAAGGGTCGTTTCTTAATCTGAGGTAGTTCTCTCTTTCGTAACCAGCCACCACACTTGGATGAAATGTGTAAATATCGGatgaaaatgttcaaatacaTCATAATTTTAGACTAATAACTTccaattttgtttgtttatttccagACACACATATGCTTTGGTGAAATTGAAGAATATGTAATGTTCAGATTTCATTGTTTCATTTTGGAATCCAGTGATGCTAGAAACATCAGGAGGGTATCCACAAACATACAtccatgtacacacacacacacacacacacacacacacacacacacacacacacacacacacacacacacacacacacacacacacacacacacacacacacacacacacactcgcacgcacacacacacgcacgcatacatgtatgtgttcatacacagacacagacacacagacacaaatgcACACAGAGATACATATCTGCACAACTGTCAAACATGTCTTTTGCATGCAGTTTTGAAGTCTTGGTGTATTTCATCTTGATGACAATCTTTAAGTTGCATAAATACAGTATTTTTTAGATAACATACATCACTACACCATTTTTGTAAAACTTTAGGATGTGAACATTTTTGCCCCATTCACCTTTCATAGGAAACTACTATTGCTAAATTAATTGGCAACCCCACCTCCACACACAATTCCAACCTTGATGAAGATCTTTCCATGGTATTGTAATATCACCAATTTTAAGCCAAACTTAATTTCCACATTCAATTATTGAGTTTTTTTTACCTCTCTAAGTTTTTGATGGAGAACATAGAAATCATTGAGTTTGTGTGATACCACCCATCCTGTACTAGACGGTCCTTGTACCGAGTTCTCTTTTAAATGTATCACTATCACATAATATGGAACTTCTTTGTCTTGTTCTTGCATTACCTGTTgggaaaaaaaaatccaaaaattaTAACAAATTTTCATGTTAATTTGTCTGTGACTTTCGTTTTGTACGCTGGtatgtaataattgtctttagTCGttcaaataaattcagaaatttgttgaatattccgataatgaataaaaaaacaacatttttaatacaagAAACACCATGTATGAAGGGTTTCATTTACAATCAAACATGTGAAAACAGAAGATAACATCAACTGATAtccaatttatatatatatgtatatatatctattATGGCGTACGCTGTTGGTCAGCTTAGCGCTTCACAAAATTATCATGGAGTTCCACTTCCACCTGTCACTGGTAACTTCCGATATCCAATTTAAGTACCTGTAACTGTTCattatttgttgtcattttttgatTGTTGAAAAATCGGCAAGCCTATCCTGGAAACAACCAACTCTTGTAAATTAGCTGAAatacctgtctactagtcattgatgatATGtttacactggcttgatgtccatatgtataCCCTGTAACCTTAAATTTGCACCAAAAAAATAGCACCTcagtaacttactcaactttaaatattgtaatgaagttctactgcacttgacatgtgttcagtcATTTGAgaatttcctgcaagggtttatgggaaaacctctgaTGGTAACATCCTGAATGCCCTAATCTACATGTCTAGACACCCCTTGTATTTGTCAAGCCATACACTCCAAGATCTATGGATCTATGGCCAAGAAAAAGAGTTTacctgtgatgtcatcacaaaggttttcccataaacccttgttATAGTAAATCTATGATCAAGACAAAGAGTTTAGGGTacctgtgatgtcatcacaaaaggttttcccataaacccttgttATAGTAAATCCCCAAAATGGTCATACTTATGTCAAGCACTGTACGGCTTCTTTACAAGAGTTCAAGATCTGACTAGACTCTTTCTTTAAATTGCCTATTACCTCAGCATTGCATATGTTGACTTGCCATTCTCCAATATATTCACACCACATATCAGTACGATCTATGTGGGATTCTAACTGACGACGTTCAAGTTTCATAGCTTCAATTTCCCTCTCCAATTTCTGTAGAATCTATAAAGACAGTCATAAAAAACATATTCGAATATTTAATATTATCAAAAACGTGTATAACGTCAATGGGGGACAGAAAACAGTCTTTTAATATATTGTATCAGTGGTGAATACTTATTATATCATaaatgaaaaacataaaaacaattaatttaAAAGATCAAATTTGCTATGTTTTGACTGTTATCGTTTTTGTTGTGTACATGAAGTTAATGTTATAGTATATGAACAGTAAATCATCACATAGAAGGATATTTTATGAGCcaatacacaaatacaattcacaaaaaataatgataatgatcaAATACAACGCTATCAACAAATGTCTCTTTTCAGGCACATTTGAACATGAATTTTTCAAcatgaaatacatacacacgAAGACATGTGAAACCAACATGGGATATTCTAACACTTAAAGAAATGAGATCTGTTTGAAAGACTGCCATCATAAAATTACCTTTGAATCAGGTCTCTGCGAGTTCTTGATACTCTGCCAAGCTTGCAGTTTATTGGCTACTCTCTCATCCAATAGTTGTAACTTGGTAACAGCATAGTTTGTTTGTTCTGCAATACTCACTCCAGTACTCTCACTCTCATCCATGGACCCTTCATCCTATGGTACATGGTATGACAAGGAAAGTCATTTGACTATCATGTGACACCTGGTGACTTACATTCAAAGTTATACAAAAAATTtagtacatgttatttcttgaCAATTCTGACATGCCATTGCTGTCTGTCTCTTTCAGACATGGTCACAAATCTGTTGGTAACTGATCTTGGACCTACCTGTTGGTCACTGCTACTTTGGTCGTCACTCGTTCTTGACAATTCTGACGTGTCACTACTGTCTGTCTCTTCCAGACTGGTCACATACTGCTGATAAAAGTCACTGACAATAAAGGATGGATAGAAGTCTTCATCCAGGATGACATAGATATCATTCTGAGCTTCATAGAATGAATCTGGTTCTTTCTGTCAgaaaacacaacataacactATAGATTCACACATTCTGAGCTTACTTTgataaccatgacaactgatTAAAAGATCAGAGACATCTGTGCCATTTTAGGTTTTTGAAGCATGATATCATACTTTTATACATAGGGTTAATAGTTGACAGTGGTGGCCAAGTGGTCAAAcaacttgcctcttaccactgcaaaGAGTTTTAAACCTTGGTTTTAAATTTGCCACCCTTTGAAAGTAAAAAGAGTGTTCTTTGGTTTGACTTAATTGAATTATGCAGGTTTTCCATGGGCACTCAAGATGAATTTAATCCTTACCTTATTTCCAACAAGGAAAGCTTCCATTCCCTTGAGAAATGATCGTTCAACTGTGATAggtttggatgttgctatgtaGGCTTGGTATGCATGACTAGCATGTAGGGTTAGGTCTTTCTGTAATGTgccaaatatttattcattatattttttttatcattttatattgGTATTGACTCGATATGAAAATAACCAAACAGACTCTTTTCTTGACAAAACTCTAGAAATCATTGAAAAAGGAAAATATCATGTTTTCCAACTCTGGAGATGAaacattaacatatacgtaATTGTTAATATATCAGGCTggaaaaaaatagttattttgaaaacaagttTATGGCATAAGACACTAAATCTACTGAATATAATGTTGTAGTTGATCCATTCTATCAaattgaggtcaaagttcaatatTCTATTACAGGTGGTATGACATAGATGGCATCTACAATAATATGGCATGCTTTTTACAATGGTTGTcacacaaacatttatttaagACTTAAACTGTATCCAACTAAATTACTAACTATACAGATTGAAATACTAAACAATAGAAACAGCAACAGAGTGCATTCTGGGTAtcaaaaaacattacatacctTGTTGAGAATCTTTAGGTTTTCCACTGCAATCCAAAACCTAAACACAAGagaaatcaaaatttataaagtgaaatcaaaatatcaatttccTGTGTACTGAAAACAATTCTCGTAAACCAGAGATGTTATTTCTTCCatgacactgcgaaataatggtgtgtcttggacggtgctgAAGAAGAGGCTGTGGTGTACGACGATGactgaaaacatgtttttacTTTGGTaatcaatacaatatattatatatctaaAATAACTGGCAATCAAGTCTAAAACTGTGAAAGAATAATAACATTCAGTGTAGGAAACACATCGTATTTTTCTCCAAAACAATAAATTGGTCATATTTCCAATATCTTGAAAGTCTTCATACAGTCATCCCTTGCATAGCGCCCCCTAGTGGTGTCCACATACATTGTCATGATATATATAATCTATTTAAAAACAAGTGAAGTGATGtgtatatcataaaatacaGCCATAGGACATGGACTGTATATTTGCattgttttttatatttatgaatatacattttgtattttacaacataaatgctttgtatatttaatacatgtatgtcattcaTCTATTTTTATGcataaaattacattttcacTCACGTCAAAAAAAGTTCTAATTAAGTGAAATCTATCTTACACATTTACCTATTATACAGTAACAACACTGTATACCTACCCAAGAAGGTTATCTTTCTTCTCTCGCTTCAAAAACTTCATGAAATATCTCCTAGCATTAGGATTATCCATAATTTCCTGAAAACTTAGTACTTTCCGGCGTGTTCCATCAGTGGAGTCTTCCCTACTAGGAGAATCTTTGCCATAGAATTTATACTCTGGTCCACCTAATAGTCGGATTCTCTTCTCACATTGAGCTTTGGAAACAGTGCACTGAAGGATATAACATATGGTTACTGATATACAGTCTGTATATCATAGAAATGgccaaatgaaatttaaaagacaatgtttagcaatttatttatttctctgaCACCAGAATTAATTATAAGGAATGAGAAAGAGACCTCTTGGAAATATGGGTTTCAGATTTACAAATTTTAAGCTATTCCATCTTGAACTCATTATAAAAGAAGTGTCACATGGGGATGCCCCATTTGAGGATAAGTGAGGGATAACATTACATTAACCTACGACAGTCATCAAATTGAGTTTCTAAAATTGATGTGACCTGAAACAAAATTGGCAGAATATACTGACTGATTGATACAACTTTTGCTGTGAAACACTTGAAAATGATGATTTTCTCAAAGAATTTTATCATAGCCCACTGGTCTGAAAGCTgtttctgaacagcactcctagtggctaaactatacaatcttttgtctttacgGATAACCAGAATATGGTATTGTGCTGAGGTTGTTGTTACCTGATTGATGTATCTTTTAAGATTCCTAGCCTTCAATAAGTCACCTTTACCATGACCTTTTGGTGACCCTTTCTTATCTGTGTCTAGTCCTCGTTCTTTCTTCAGATTTTCAATTGTTGTAGCTTGCATGATTTCAGTCATGATGTGATATCTGTTAGCATAAACACACGTGTTAAAGAAAATGttgtcagacttatttctacctttatttaacttgtattgattactgctatcaacttaaagggaaagtccagtcagttttatttctgcctttagtacacttgtattgattactgctatcaacttaaaggaaaagtccagtcagacttatttctgcctttagtacacttgtattgattactgctatcaacttaaaggaaaagtccagtcagacttatttctgcctttagtacacttgtattgattactgctatcaacttaaaggaaaagtccagtcagacttatttctgcctttagtacacttgtattgattactgctatcaatttaaaggaaaagtccagtcagacttatttctgcctttagtacacttgtgttgattactgctatcaacttaaaggaaaagtccagtcagacttatttctgtctttagtacacttgtgttgattactgctatcaatttatATGCTTTTGGGTGATGAAATAGCACCTGAGTAAACCCATCTTTGAAATCTTGcaaagaagccctactgcacttgacaagTGTTCAACTATTTGGGGTCAGGATTTATGGGAACGCttcttgtgatgacatcatggaTATCCAAATCTCTGTCTTAATACtctttgtatttgtaaagacaacaagatttcgttacatgtatttgtcatcCCAAGAGTTTTTTCCCATAAAACCAATCAAATAAATGGCTTTGATAGTCATGTGACCTCAAATGTAGAACAAGTTTATGATGTACTTAAACACATTCCTCAGGTCAATAAAACAGAGTAATAATACGttcttgtaccatgaccaagggttcttattacTTATGAATACTGTTTCTCCTGTTCAGGTCAACAGGCTATGTCAAACTGTTCATTTGCTGGCCTCTATGATGGTTTCAAGATTTTAGTATGTAC
The genomic region above belongs to Glandiceps talaboti chromosome 8, keGlaTala1.1, whole genome shotgun sequence and contains:
- the LOC144438975 gene encoding sorting nexin-25-like; protein product: MGILKTLMNPYFIGTCVAVTGVLYQLGILVAVFYLVLYLTVGSLGLAVGFLFVVTSGDKIRPKPQETETVANQLLTKMAENLARESQPGPRRVVISKNMDEAIKEVFDLVIQHYVLTWYKDLTMDTSNFIAVVEDDMWESIEKLMHRFAKVDLVRFITKDIVNKLHTHFQDLKQSSPSKDPDDITKAFLLHPCLNSEDAELEFLRKAADVLIWTMTPKSVGKCTIVRHLVREIITCQVMKPCVDMICDPDYINQTILGHLEYREQLAEKHKRTYAYAASYEDFIQLIHDCHDIEVLKQIRYHIMTEIMQATTIENLKKERGLDTDKKGSPKGHGKGDLLKARNLKRYINQCTVSKAQCEKRIRLLGGPEYKFYGKDSPSREDSTDGTRRKVLSFQEIMDNPNARRYFMKFLKREKKDNLLGFWIAVENLKILNKKDLTLHASHAYQAYIATSKPITVERSFLKGMEAFLVGNKKEPDSFYEAQNDIYVILDEDFYPSFIVSDFYQQYVTSLEETDSSDTSELSRTSDDQSSSDQQDEGSMDESESTGVSIAEQTNYAVTKLQLLDERVANKLQAWQSIKNSQRPDSKILQKLEREIEAMKLERRQLESHIDRTDMWCEYIGEWQVNICNAEVMQEQDKEVPYYVIVIHLKENSVQGPSSTGWVVSHKLNDFYVLHQKLRECGGWLRKRELPQIKKRPFKSVDRGFMDKSKKLLEQYLIDILADESLRHSEDLYSFLIPSPEVVKKITTKDEKKPAFTLASIFKNFQAEFFPQETEEKDDEDEEEDSLPDRRDSIAESLYALIGEIFELKGVFKWLRKTLIIFVQVTFGGTINKQIREGVNWVVSEPMMIYYINYFRDAMWPNGEIAPPYPPRNDEEKLKTKLRARLKLLQNIPDALQNLLGKKNSKLGTIKVFNAFQDVRTNKHLFYVLFELVLLELCPELKDPKIVKKVEEDQRRKRREHTKMTMAMAM